One part of the Coleofasciculus chthonoplastes PCC 7420 genome encodes these proteins:
- a CDS encoding XamI family restriction endonuclease, which translates to MAVNLDKPHLWKADISQSVDMYNDWFMNFAPSAFRETRVEVTKDVEATLRATENLTNVTPEIFRRYPGILPTLRMSTCPPLAVDRLIGLASVPSSLVKRMEKEKKLPIRLQGNALDIELRKIGKIIERMADPDIFTWLNRSESPSQTDIYRAATIVADRLCGSVTNPIIRNAQERRQLAAIQNWLETRQYRKLVGQDGVKFDQMPPGTFCFRMNVPINLETGKVINIPVDVAIKPKSSSMDELPVFLEAKSAGDFTNVNKRRKEEAIKMSQLRSTYGDQVQFNLFLCGYFDSGYLGYEAAEGIDWVWEHRIDDLAGFGL; encoded by the coding sequence ATGGCAGTCAATCTCGATAAACCTCATCTTTGGAAAGCAGATATTTCACAGTCGGTAGATATGTATAATGACTGGTTTATGAATTTCGCTCCCAGTGCATTTCGGGAAACGAGGGTTGAGGTTACTAAGGATGTTGAAGCAACACTCAGGGCAACAGAAAACTTGACGAACGTTACCCCTGAGATTTTTCGGAGATATCCTGGAATACTACCTACTTTAAGAATGTCAACTTGCCCACCTCTTGCGGTTGATCGACTAATTGGTCTTGCATCAGTTCCAAGTAGTCTTGTAAAAAGAATGGAGAAAGAGAAAAAATTGCCCATACGGCTTCAAGGAAATGCCTTAGACATTGAACTTCGGAAAATTGGCAAAATCATAGAGAGAATGGCTGATCCAGATATTTTTACTTGGCTCAACCGATCTGAATCTCCTTCACAGACCGACATATACCGTGCTGCTACGATTGTGGCAGATCGCCTTTGTGGCTCAGTCACTAATCCAATTATCCGTAATGCTCAAGAACGAAGACAGCTAGCAGCGATCCAAAACTGGCTAGAAACCCGCCAGTATCGGAAATTGGTAGGACAAGATGGTGTAAAATTTGATCAAATGCCCCCTGGAACCTTTTGTTTTCGGATGAATGTGCCTATAAATCTAGAAACAGGAAAGGTAATTAATATACCCGTTGATGTTGCGATCAAGCCAAAGTCCTCCTCAATGGATGAGTTGCCTGTTTTTCTGGAGGCTAAATCTGCTGGAGACTTCACCAATGTCAATAAAAGGCGGAAAGAAGAGGCAATTAAAATGTCTCAACTACGAAGTACATACGGCGATCAAGTACAATTTAACTTATTCTTATGTGGTTATTTCGATAGCGGTTACTTAGGATATGAAGCGGCTGAAGGAATTGATTGGGTCTGGGAACATAGAATTGACGATTTAGCTGGATTTGGTTTGTAA
- a CDS encoding CHASE2 domain-containing protein: protein MSKLAVLELRGDLNHQGFYVTLRIGQGDLASSITLDRTLPPSTLLSEHLTQWQQDYRRLSTPSRALKPSKIRVNGKIDPIEACTESAQRLEQQFQRWLRSDSFRDIDLQLRQALMPDELVQVLIRTANAEAQALPWHLWDFIEQYPKAEIALSSLGSSPCSAKRNSAASEPNQVNILAVLGDRTNIDVESDQQTLNELPGAKVEFLPEPTHQELHDKLYEKSWHILFFAGHSETQAQRQGILRLNSTTHLTIDQVRYGVQRAIANGLQLAIFNSCDGLGLAQALADLQLPHIIVMREVVPDCVAQQFLKYFLQEFSQGQSLHLAQREARQRLLGMEKVYPCASWLPVIFQPSAAKPLSWLDLIKPEDEGIFDQTVAVPTQKAQTFSLGVKLGTAFVCGALVSSVVVGIRALGWLQGWELKAFDHLIRVRPGQSIPDHRILVVAIGEEDIQYQRNQGMEMEGSLSDEALLALLQKISPHQPSFIGLDIIHDFPFSKQLQSHLKKQKLIAICQAKSFTSDLPGVKPPTPDFPVEQLGFNNVPLDRDGVIRRQFLGMPSDEYCPTQQSFGFRIAQNYLENSHGIKKEWITVSPHRNKRIQLGSQTFGRLEGHAGGYQLSQGDAGGYQVLVDYQAVRPKQVNLREILSGSLDSQLAGLVRDRIILIGVVNPNIDTHLTPYSKGLQAEAMPGVVVQAQMISQIISAALGERPLLSWWAEWAELLWIGSWAWVGAIVVVGGRSLYIQMVGVLISLILLWGVCLFLLVQGWWVPLVPSALALGITAVSVLGLYHLYSDE from the coding sequence ATGAGTAAACTGGCTGTACTGGAACTGAGGGGCGACCTAAATCATCAGGGCTTTTATGTTACTCTGCGTATAGGTCAGGGTGATTTAGCCTCTAGCATAACCCTAGATCGCACACTCCCGCCTTCGACGCTTCTATCAGAGCATCTAACCCAGTGGCAGCAAGATTATCGACGCCTTTCAACTCCTAGCCGTGCCCTCAAGCCTTCCAAAATTAGAGTTAACGGTAAGATTGATCCGATAGAAGCCTGTACAGAATCGGCTCAACGGTTGGAACAGCAGTTTCAGCGTTGGTTACGCTCTGACTCGTTTCGTGATATTGATTTACAACTGCGACAAGCGTTGATGCCTGATGAGTTGGTTCAGGTATTAATTCGCACGGCTAATGCTGAGGCTCAAGCTCTCCCCTGGCATTTGTGGGACTTTATTGAGCAATATCCTAAAGCAGAAATTGCCTTGAGTAGTCTGGGTTCATCTCCCTGTTCTGCTAAGAGGAATTCAGCGGCTTCAGAGCCGAATCAGGTGAACATTTTGGCAGTGTTAGGCGATCGCACCAATATCGATGTGGAGAGTGATCAGCAAACCTTAAATGAGTTACCTGGAGCCAAGGTGGAATTTCTGCCGGAACCGACTCACCAAGAACTCCATGATAAGTTATATGAAAAATCCTGGCATATTCTATTTTTTGCGGGACACAGTGAGACTCAAGCACAGAGACAGGGGATACTGCGGCTCAACTCCACGACTCATCTAACCATTGATCAGGTGCGGTATGGGGTACAAAGAGCGATCGCCAATGGTCTACAACTGGCGATTTTTAATTCTTGTGATGGGTTGGGGTTAGCTCAGGCTCTGGCAGATTTGCAATTACCTCATATTATTGTCATGCGAGAAGTTGTGCCGGACTGTGTAGCCCAGCAATTTCTGAAGTATTTTCTACAGGAGTTTTCTCAAGGGCAATCATTGCATCTAGCTCAGAGGGAAGCACGGCAACGGTTACTGGGTATGGAGAAAGTCTATCCCTGCGCCAGTTGGTTGCCTGTAATATTCCAGCCGTCTGCGGCAAAACCATTGAGTTGGTTGGATTTGATCAAGCCAGAGGATGAAGGCATCTTTGATCAAACCGTTGCAGTTCCCACCCAAAAAGCTCAAACCTTTTCCCTAGGGGTGAAGCTGGGGACTGCATTTGTTTGCGGTGCGCTGGTATCAAGTGTGGTGGTGGGAATAAGAGCGCTGGGATGGCTTCAAGGATGGGAACTTAAAGCTTTTGATCATCTTATCCGGGTTCGACCCGGACAATCTATTCCAGATCATCGAATTTTGGTTGTGGCGATTGGAGAGGAGGATATTCAGTATCAGCGTAATCAAGGGATGGAGATGGAGGGGTCTTTATCCGATGAGGCGTTGCTGGCACTACTGCAAAAGATTTCACCCCATCAACCTAGTTTTATTGGCTTGGATATTATTCACGATTTTCCATTCAGTAAACAGTTACAGTCTCATCTGAAAAAACAGAAGTTAATTGCAATCTGTCAAGCTAAAAGCTTTACCAGCGATCTTCCAGGAGTCAAGCCACCGACTCCAGATTTTCCGGTTGAGCAATTAGGGTTTAATAATGTTCCTCTTGATCGTGATGGTGTCATTCGACGCCAGTTTTTGGGTATGCCGTCTGATGAATATTGCCCAACCCAACAATCTTTTGGTTTTCGTATTGCTCAAAACTATCTGGAAAATAGTCATGGCATCAAAAAGGAGTGGATAACAGTATCCCCTCACAGAAATAAAAGGATTCAGCTTGGTTCACAGACTTTTGGGCGTCTTGAAGGTCATGCAGGGGGTTATCAACTATCTCAAGGTGATGCTGGTGGTTATCAGGTGTTGGTTGATTACCAGGCAGTTCGTCCAAAACAAGTCAATTTAAGGGAAATCTTAAGCGGTTCCCTAGACTCTCAACTAGCAGGATTGGTTCGCGATCGCATTATTTTAATTGGCGTCGTCAATCCCAATATCGATACTCATTTAACCCCTTACAGCAAAGGACTTCAAGCCGAAGCAATGCCGGGAGTGGTTGTGCAAGCCCAGATGATTAGCCAAATCATTAGCGCTGCACTTGGAGAACGTCCTCTACTATCCTGGTGGGCTGAATGGGCAGAACTGCTGTGGATTGGGAGTTGGGCATGGGTGGGAGCAATTGTTGTGGTAGGAGGGCGATCGCTTTATATACAAATGGTCGGAGTATTAATTAGTTTAATTTTACTTTGGGGTGTATGTCTATTTCTGCTTGTTCAGGGATGGTGGGTGCCTCTGGTTCCTTCAGCACTAGCATTGGGGATAACTGCGGTTAGCGTCTTGGGTTTGTACCATCTGTACAGTGACGAATGA
- a CDS encoding DUF1822 family protein, with amino-acid sequence MIEPIQAQEDVAVPILITHKARQIAHQFAQEQPDETKAKQVYRNTLAVCLVNNYFKILGIPSDPSHCDSWNPLMRMTANVADLDVMGKGRIECRPISAFERETTSVCYIPTEVQDERIAYIVVQIEPEQSEALILGFVEYVDSEELPLHRLRPISDLPLYLDNLTERFTQLTHWLHGQIEAGWQTLDEILGISLMNYAWRNTRSLAAEATTPNLSPVVRGKIVEVPIQQGMEPIVLVTELMPKSEVDLGIALKICPPTKQEFLPVGLDMTVLDAVGEAVMHTQARAENRMIELGFDAEPGDRFSLRIELGDVTINEAFVV; translated from the coding sequence ATGATTGAACCGATTCAAGCACAGGAGGATGTGGCTGTACCCATCTTAATTACTCACAAAGCGCGACAAATTGCCCATCAATTTGCTCAGGAGCAACCGGATGAAACCAAAGCCAAACAAGTCTATCGAAATACACTTGCTGTTTGTTTAGTCAACAACTATTTTAAAATCCTTGGGATTCCATCTGATCCTTCCCACTGCGATAGTTGGAACCCTCTAATGCGGATGACCGCTAATGTAGCAGATTTGGATGTGATGGGTAAAGGACGCATTGAATGTCGCCCCATTTCTGCCTTTGAGCGGGAGACGACTTCCGTATGCTATATACCTACAGAGGTGCAGGATGAGCGCATTGCTTATATCGTGGTACAAATTGAACCCGAACAGTCAGAAGCCCTCATTCTCGGCTTTGTGGAGTACGTCGATAGTGAAGAACTGCCCTTACATCGTCTCCGTCCAATCTCTGATTTACCCCTGTATCTCGACAATCTGACTGAACGATTCACCCAACTCACCCACTGGCTGCACGGTCAAATTGAAGCGGGCTGGCAAACCCTGGATGAAATTCTGGGCATCTCATTGATGAACTATGCATGGCGAAATACTCGTTCACTTGCAGCCGAAGCTACGACACCGAATTTATCTCCTGTGGTGCGAGGCAAAATTGTGGAAGTCCCGATTCAGCAGGGGATGGAACCGATTGTTTTAGTTACTGAACTCATGCCTAAGTCAGAGGTAGATTTAGGCATTGCACTCAAGATTTGTCCCCCAACCAAACAGGAATTCCTGCCTGTCGGCTTGGATATGACTGTCCTGGATGCGGTGGGTGAAGCGGTGATGCATACCCAAGCACGAGCTGAAAACCGCATGATTGAGCTAGGCTTTGACGCAGAACCAGGCGATCGCTTTTCTCTGCGAATCGAACTAGGAGATGTGACAATTAATGAGGCATTTGTGGTCTGA
- a CDS encoding sigma-70 family RNA polymerase sigma factor gives MSTLNETLKQLVADACTYPPGSSARQRCIQEIYRQVIKSGKLWNENTPYYEDALQETWEYCCQHLEDYDPNLSAVTTWIDNCLKRTLRRWRDRQNREKQRQTLPISTDNDTPIDPIDNLAANPGSSQALQMWQTTMTWVQDDPDGKLQQTCFRKRPEINAQVLFLKRFPSETPWQDIADEFNLNPAEAKDLPKFYNRNCRPLLREFGVAQGYLEEKTK, from the coding sequence ATGAGTACATTAAATGAAACCTTAAAACAACTGGTCGCTGATGCTTGCACCTATCCCCCAGGAAGTTCGGCACGACAACGGTGCATCCAAGAAATCTACCGCCAGGTGATCAAGTCCGGCAAACTCTGGAACGAAAACACGCCTTACTATGAGGATGCCCTCCAGGAAACCTGGGAATACTGTTGCCAGCACTTGGAGGACTATGACCCAAATCTCAGTGCTGTGACGACTTGGATTGATAACTGCCTGAAGCGGACGCTGCGGAGATGGCGCGATCGCCAAAATCGAGAAAAACAACGGCAAACCCTACCCATTTCGACTGATAATGATACCCCAATTGACCCCATTGACAATCTAGCCGCCAATCCAGGTTCCAGCCAAGCCCTACAAATGTGGCAGACAACCATGACCTGGGTACAAGATGATCCAGATGGGAAATTACAGCAAACCTGTTTCCGCAAGCGCCCTGAAATCAATGCCCAAGTTCTCTTCCTCAAACGCTTTCCCTCAGAAACTCCCTGGCAGGATATTGCCGATGAATTCAACCTCAATCCCGCCGAAGCCAAGGACTTACCTAAATTTTACAATCGCAACTGTCGCCCCCTCCTACGAGAATTTGGCGTTGCCCAAGGATACCTAGAAGAAAAGACCAAGTAA